The genomic segment GAATTCAGACAGGCACTTGGGATCATTAGATCTTTTCTTGTACCGAATATGGGAACACAATGGCCTGGATCAGCAATAACAGCCATTCCTGAATCAAGGGAACTTCCCCATTCCTGGTTATACTTTATACATGCCTGCTCCAGTTCCCTGGTAATGGTTCCTTTTCCTGTCCATCCGTCTATGAATTGAATATGGGATCCTTTGTGTTTTTGTTCAATATATTTAATGGCATTTTCATCAATGCCCTTGCCTCTAATAATGGATATGCTGTAATGGGGGAGGTTAAGGTTGTATTTATACTTGATATAACGCTTGAATAATATCCCGGCAGGAGTTCCAGCTCTTGCCAGTGATACAAGTACTATATTTCTGCCTTTCAGGGATATGATTTTTTCAGCAGCCAGAGCTGAAGCAATAGCATTTTCCTGGGCATATTTTGGTATCAGCAGATTGAATATTTCCATGTATTTATCTGAAGGTTTATATTCTATGGGAAGCATTTCAGAATAATGAACCCCTGACTGAATTGCTTTTTCCCTTTCCATGTTTCCCTGTTCTTTTATCTGGTTTGAAAGGTCTTTTAATAAAAAAACTGCATCATCAGGCAGATAACTTCCATTATAAAGGCAGGCTGGTGATTTATTGTTTTCCCTGAGAAATGTAATAACAAAGATTCTTTTTACACAGGTCAGTTTCAATTGTTCTATAAGTGAGTCATATTGTTCTTTTTTTACATCTCTTTCAAAAAATATAAAAATTTCATCATAAAAACCAGGGGGTATATTATATAAATAGCTGGTTATACTTAAATCTTGAGGATTTTGAAATTCATAGGCATTTTTTATTCCGTAATTTTTGCAGTTATATGGATAAATAGGGCTTAAGGTTGTGGATTGATATAAGACACCGTCTCCCATGTGAGATGCGATCTTCATGGGTAAATACATAAATTCCCCGGTTCCTATACACAGGGTTTTTACAGATTTTCTGAACTGTTTAAGATAGATTCCTGTTCTTCTTGATTGTTCTTCAATAACAGCCTGATCCCTGAAATCAATTCCAAAACGGCCTGTATGTTTTAAATACCGGCTGTTTTCAGGGTTTTTGTGTATGATATTGTTATAAAAAGAATCCAGGTATAAATAATGAACAGGTATATTTTCAGGTTTATGGTTTATATGGTTTTGTAAACAGTTTGTGTTTACCGGCTTTTCATCTAGATTGATTTTTATTTGTCCTGATATAAGTGAAACAGTATTGATTTCAATGCCCAGTTTGATTTCAATTTTATGAAAATTTTCAATATCCTCATCTGTGCGCCAGTCAAGCAGGCTTAGAACCCAATAGTTTTTTCTGGGAAATAATTTATGTATTGTTTTAATAAGATTTAATGCAGTTTTACCTGTAGTGATTTCATCATCAATTAAAACCACAGGACACCTTGATTTGATTATATCAAAATTAAAGGGAAAAAGACTGTGGTTTTTTGCATGGCTGTGTTCTTCAATAAATGCTATTTCATATTCAGGGTTTACAATATTTTCCCGGGATGTATGAATATAAAATGAATTTGTATTAAAACTGTTAAATACGCTGTGTCCCAGTGCAGTTGCTGTTTCTGCAAAACCTATAAATAATGCTGCATAAGGCAGGTCAGGTTTTTTCAAGGAGAAACAGGTTTTTGCCTGCCTGCTTCTTAATCCTGATAAAATCTCATCCCTGCCAGGCCAGGGAAGTCTGCAGCATTCTTCAAAATATTTCATTGCAAGAACAGTACCGCTTAATAATGAAAGACTGGGACATACTGGTATATGCTTTCCCAATACCCTGCTTACAAACAGAAAAGCCCGGTTCTTATTTTTTCTGCCTGCCATAGCAAAGAGATTTTCTGGTGGAATTTTATAAGGATTGTCTTTGATTTCAATATTAACCTGAATCTTATTTAAAATATTGTATTGCAGCATGAAAATATCTTTATTCCTGAATTAAATTTATAAAACTCTGATCTTTATTAAAAACTCCATATATTTTTGAGCGCAGCAGGATTTTTTCTGCCCAGTTTTTATGGGGCTTGACTTCATTCATTTTATTGGCAAAACTGCTTTTAACTATGCCAGTCTCATTATTATTCAAAATACTTACTGCATCTGCATATTCCTCATAATTGACTGTATATAATGACTGCACAGGCAGGATATGGCTGGGATGAATAATTGTTTTGCCAATTAAACCATTGGTTTTATCTATATATGTTTCATTAATAAGACCAGTTAAATAGGGGTCAAACAATGAAGAATGATTTTTATTTTTTGTAAAAGGATATTGACCAAAATATTCCCACACAGGGCCGGATACAACATAATTTTTCTCAGGTCTGCAAAAATTATTAATAATATCAGTAATGCAGTCCCGGATAACATGAATATCATATATTGTTACATCAAAGTTTCTTCTTAAACCAAAGATACTTGAGAAGTCTGTTCCACCAATCCTTATATTTAATATCATATCATGGTAATCTGCAAAGATATTGTTCAGGTTTTTAAGGGCATTTTTTCTGGTTTCCCAATAGATAATATCTTTTGTTTCAAGAATAGGCATTCCATAGAATCTTTTTTTAAAAAAATTACTTATTTTTTCCAGTTCCATAAAATAATCCAGACCGTTATCATATGAAAATTTGGGGAATACAATACCGGTTAATATGGAAAATGACCGGCCTGCCATACCTGCAATCCTTGAAATCTGCCCGGGGTTTCTTACTCTTATAAAAATATAGGGTATTTTATTATAAAAATCCTCTCCTTTTTCAAGTATTTCCTGGTACAACTTGTTCAGGTTCATTGCAGTCATAGTTTCTGCTTTTTCCAGTTCACTGTCATGAATAGAGTCTTCAAGGCAGAATATGGTTGATGTAAGGTGTTTATGTTTATGGGATATGATTTCTTCTGCAATATTTTCCCTGGTTGCAGGCATGTATAAAGCTGCTCCCAGTGCATGGGACATTAAATCCTTATTGCAGTCACGGATAAAATATTCTGGTTCACGGAAGAACAGGGTGTTTTTTTTTTCTTTATCTAAACAGCTGAAGTATTGCATTAAAGCGCCAATTCTTAAATATTAAGGGATTTGTGAGAATCTTGCCGGATATATATGCTGCGGATTTTATCTTGATAATTGATATTTCCGTACAGCCTTGTTATGATCCTTGAGATTTGTGGAAAACTCGTGAGTCTTATCTCCTTTTGATACAAAATAAAGATATTTTGTATCAGCAGGCCACAATGCTGCTTCCAGGGATTTTTTCCCGGGATTTGCAATAGGTCCCGGGGGCAGCCCTTTTATTTTGTATGTATTGTAAGGCGTTATTTTTTGAAGGTTTTTTTTTGTCAGGTTTCCGTCAAAATCCTTTATATTATAAATTACTGTAGGATCACTTTGAAGTCTCATGTTTTTTTTCAGGCGGTTATGAAATACTGATGAAATAACAGGCCGTTCATGGGCTGCTCCTGTTTCTTTTTCAATAATGGAAGCCAGGGTAACAATTTGATGTATTGACATACCCAGTTCATCAGCACGCTCCTCCCATTTGCTTGTGAATACAGATTTAAAATAAGAGGTCATGGCTGTTATTATAGATTCAAGGCTTGTATTTTTTGAAAAATAATAAGTATCCGGGAAAAGATAGCCTTCAAGGGTTTTGCCTTCAAAGCCTTTGGCAGATACAAAAACAGGATCTGCTGCTAGCTGCATAAAAGCCTTTTGATCTCCAAATCCAGAGGTTTCAACAAGTTCTGCAATCTGCTCCATTGAATAGCCTTCTGGTATGGTCAGGCGGTAGAGAACCACCTTTCCTTTGTTTATTATTTTCAGGATTTCAAGAGGGGGCATTGATGAATCCAGCAGATATTCCCCAGCTTTAATCTGTTTATCAAGGCCCTTGAATCTGGCAATAAGTTTGAATTTAAAGGGATCTGTTATAATTCCAGCATCAGTTAAAGACTGGGAAACTGCTCCAAGTCCCTGTCCCTGAAGGATATGTATTGTTTTTTCTGTTTTATTATAATCCAAAGGCTTGTCTGAATAGTTTTTCAGGTTAAAGAAAAAATATATCCCGCTGGAAATTATTAATATAACTGCAAAAAAAATACTTAAAACAAAATATCTCAAAGCCTGCCAACTCCTTTAATATTTTAAAATAATCAAGATAAGATATGTTAAAAACAGATTTTTGTCAAAACTATAGGTTCATAAGTTTGTGTATTTCTTATTTTCCATAAACCTGGAATTTGAATTAATAAGCCAGAATAAGAAGCCATAAATTATAACAAATTCTCTTATTTCATATTGTACATTTTCATAATTGAATACATGAAAATTTATCATAAAAAAATAAATGCTGAAATAATTATTAATAAGTGTAATATATTTATAAGGTTTTTGTATTCTTTTTTTTTAAATATCAGTATAACCATTAAAATCAACGCAATAATTAATGCTGCAGTATCAGAGTATGTTTCATAAATAAAATATGCCTGCAAAGAAAATGCAAAGCAGAATATCAGGATATTAGATATGGAAGGGGTAAATATCTTTATTGTATTTAGATAATTTTTAAAAACCTTGTCAAATTTATTGAATTTAATAAAAATTGGTATAAATATAAAAATGCAATACACAGATGCATTGATTATAAATCCGAACAATACAGGAGATATGAGATTATGAAGATTGGTTTCCTTCTGGTGATTATGGTGAGTAAAAAAATCACCAGATTGAAATTCCAGGAAATGCTGGCCCCAGCTTATCTCTTCAAATGCAGCAATAAAAGACAATATCCAGATAAAAATTATAAATATAACATATTTCAGCATAGCCGGGCTGTTCTTATAAGCCTTTTTTTTACGAATCATGTATAAGGTGTAAAAGCAATACAGGGAAATTGATAAAAGCAGAAAAAAACTTCCAATTTCAAAAATACCATTTTCCTGTGTGCAGGAAACAAGCAGATTTTTATATCCTGGCACACAGCTTGTAAGGGCAACTATGATAATAACTGAAAATATAACAATACAATGGAGTAATATAATGCAATGACTTAAAATTTTATTCATAATTTTTCCTGAATTGAAAATAAGCAAAAAAACAGTATATTGATTAACACAGCAGAAACAAAAATTAAAGCTTAAAGGAATTTTATTATGTATGAACATAAAGCCACTATTTTGATAGTAGATGATAATCCGAAAAATCTACAAGTATTAGGAACAATTTTAAAGCAGACAGGATATCAGATCA from the Desulfonema limicola genome contains:
- a CDS encoding phosphoribosyltransferase, whose product is MLQYNILNKIQVNIEIKDNPYKIPPENLFAMAGRKNKNRAFLFVSRVLGKHIPVCPSLSLLSGTVLAMKYFEECCRLPWPGRDEILSGLRSRQAKTCFSLKKPDLPYAALFIGFAETATALGHSVFNSFNTNSFYIHTSRENIVNPEYEIAFIEEHSHAKNHSLFPFNFDIIKSRCPVVLIDDEITTGKTALNLIKTIHKLFPRKNYWVLSLLDWRTDEDIENFHKIEIKLGIEINTVSLISGQIKINLDEKPVNTNCLQNHINHKPENIPVHYLYLDSFYNNIIHKNPENSRYLKHTGRFGIDFRDQAVIEEQSRRTGIYLKQFRKSVKTLCIGTGEFMYLPMKIASHMGDGVLYQSTTLSPIYPYNCKNYGIKNAYEFQNPQDLSITSYLYNIPPGFYDEIFIFFERDVKKEQYDSLIEQLKLTCVKRIFVITFLRENNKSPACLYNGSYLPDDAVFLLKDLSNQIKEQGNMEREKAIQSGVHYSEMLPIEYKPSDKYMEIFNLLIPKYAQENAIASALAAEKIISLKGRNIVLVSLARAGTPAGILFKRYIKYKYNLNLPHYSISIIRGKGIDENAIKYIEQKHKGSHIQFIDGWTGKGTITRELEQACIKYNQEWGSSLDSGMAVIADPGHCVPIFGTRKDLMIPSACLNSTVSGLISRTVHRKDLIYENDFHGVKFYKEFVDSDMSNQFVDMISQYYSGSIFDKIDTIMEKSYVQDSEISWKGMKDIEKIISDFNIQNINFVKPGIGETTRVLLRRIPWKILISPDSNDLEHILQLAGEKNIDIEEYKLSAYQCCGLIRPVKQ
- a CDS encoding HpcH/HpaI aldolase/citrate lyase family protein; its protein translation is MQYFSCLDKEKKNTLFFREPEYFIRDCNKDLMSHALGAALYMPATRENIAEEIISHKHKHLTSTIFCLEDSIHDSELEKAETMTAMNLNKLYQEILEKGEDFYNKIPYIFIRVRNPGQISRIAGMAGRSFSILTGIVFPKFSYDNGLDYFMELEKISNFFKKRFYGMPILETKDIIYWETRKNALKNLNNIFADYHDMILNIRIGGTDFSSIFGLRRNFDVTIYDIHVIRDCITDIINNFCRPEKNYVVSGPVWEYFGQYPFTKNKNHSSLFDPYLTGLINETYIDKTNGLIGKTIIHPSHILPVQSLYTVNYEEYADAVSILNNNETGIVKSSFANKMNEVKPHKNWAEKILLRSKIYGVFNKDQSFINLIQE
- the mltG gene encoding endolytic transglycosylase MltG, with protein sequence MRYFVLSIFFAVILIISSGIYFFFNLKNYSDKPLDYNKTEKTIHILQGQGLGAVSQSLTDAGIITDPFKFKLIARFKGLDKQIKAGEYLLDSSMPPLEILKIINKGKVVLYRLTIPEGYSMEQIAELVETSGFGDQKAFMQLAADPVFVSAKGFEGKTLEGYLFPDTYYFSKNTSLESIITAMTSYFKSVFTSKWEERADELGMSIHQIVTLASIIEKETGAAHERPVISSVFHNRLKKNMRLQSDPTVIYNIKDFDGNLTKKNLQKITPYNTYKIKGLPPGPIANPGKKSLEAALWPADTKYLYFVSKGDKTHEFSTNLKDHNKAVRKYQLSR